One Nostoc punctiforme PCC 73102 DNA window includes the following coding sequences:
- the petE gene encoding plastocyanin has translation MKLISASLRRFSLAVLTILLVVSSFAVFTPSASAETYQVKLGTDKGLLAFEPKKLTIKPGDTIEWVNNKVPPHNVVFDPAKNPSKNADLAKSLSHKKLLMSAGQKETTTFAADAPAGDYTFYCEPHRGAGMVGTITVQG, from the coding sequence ATGAAATTGATTTCGGCAAGCTTGCGACGCTTTAGTTTAGCTGTGTTGACAATCCTTTTAGTTGTTAGCAGCTTTGCAGTTTTTACTCCCAGCGCTTCGGCTGAAACATACCAGGTGAAATTGGGTACTGATAAAGGACTGCTAGCATTTGAACCGAAAAAGTTGACAATTAAACCAGGTGACACAATTGAATGGGTAAACAATAAAGTTCCTCCCCACAACGTTGTGTTTGATCCTGCCAAAAACCCTTCCAAGAATGCCGATTTAGCAAAATCTCTTTCTCATAAGAAATTGCTGATGAGTGCTGGTCAAAAAGAAACAACCACTTTCGCCGCAGACGCACCTGCTGGTGACTACACCTTTTATTGCGAACCTCACCGTGGTGCTGGTATGGTTGGTACAATCACTGTCCAAGGCTAG